From the genome of Chania multitudinisentens RB-25, one region includes:
- the yeaG gene encoding protein kinase YeaG, which produces MNIFDHYRQRYEAAKDEEFTLQEFLTICRQDRSAYANAAERLLMAIGEPVMVDTALESRMSRLFSNRVIARYPAFEEFYGMEEAIEQIVSYLKHAAQGLEEKKQILYLLGPVGGGKSSLAERLKALMQRVPIYTLSANGERSPVNDHPLCLFNPQEDATILEKEYNIPTRYLGTIMSPWAAKRLHEFGGDITKFKVVKVRPSILEQIAIAKTEPGDENNQDISALVGKVDIRKLENHAQNDPDAYGYSGALCRANQGIMEFVEMFKAPIKVLHPLLTATQEGNYNGTEGISALPFNGIILAHSNESEWVTFRNNKNNEAFLDRVYIVKVPYCLRVSEEIKIYDKLLDHSELTHAPCAPGTLETLARFTVLSRLKEPENSSIYSKMRVYDGESLKDTDPKAKSYQEYRDYAGVDEGMNGLSTRFAFKILSRVFNFDHIEVAANPVHLFYVLEQQIEREQFPQDLAEKYLEHLKGYLIPKYAEFIGKEIQTAYLESYSEYGQNIFDRYVTYADFWIQDQEYRDPDTGQLFDRESLNSELEKIEKPAGISNPKDFRNEIVNFVLRARANNSGRNPNWTSYEKLRTVIEKKMFSNTEELLPVISFNAKTSTDEQKKHDDFVDRMMEKGYTRKQVRLLCEWYLRVRKSS; this is translated from the coding sequence CTTGAGTCGCGCATGTCTCGCCTGTTCTCCAACCGAGTAATCGCTCGCTATCCGGCATTTGAGGAATTCTACGGCATGGAAGAAGCTATCGAACAGATAGTTTCTTACCTAAAACATGCCGCTCAAGGCCTTGAAGAGAAAAAACAGATTCTTTATCTGCTGGGCCCAGTTGGTGGAGGTAAATCATCGTTGGCAGAGCGCCTGAAAGCGCTGATGCAACGAGTACCTATTTACACCCTGAGCGCCAACGGCGAACGCAGCCCGGTCAATGACCATCCGTTGTGCCTGTTTAACCCGCAGGAAGATGCCACTATTCTGGAAAAAGAATACAACATTCCTACGCGTTACCTTGGCACCATTATGTCGCCATGGGCAGCAAAACGCCTGCATGAGTTCGGTGGCGACATCACCAAATTCAAAGTTGTGAAGGTTCGCCCTTCCATCCTTGAGCAAATTGCCATCGCCAAAACCGAACCAGGCGATGAGAACAACCAGGACATTTCTGCTCTGGTCGGTAAAGTGGATATCCGTAAACTGGAAAACCACGCGCAGAACGATCCCGATGCCTATGGTTACTCCGGTGCATTATGCCGGGCCAACCAGGGGATTATGGAATTCGTCGAGATGTTTAAAGCACCGATTAAAGTGCTGCATCCTCTGCTGACCGCCACCCAGGAAGGTAACTACAACGGGACTGAAGGGATCTCTGCCCTGCCGTTCAACGGGATTATCCTGGCGCACTCGAACGAATCGGAATGGGTGACATTCCGTAACAATAAAAATAATGAGGCTTTCCTTGACCGTGTTTACATCGTCAAAGTGCCTTACTGCCTGCGGGTGTCGGAAGAGATCAAAATCTACGACAAACTGCTGGATCACAGTGAACTGACCCACGCGCCATGCGCCCCTGGTACGCTGGAAACGCTGGCTCGCTTTACTGTTCTTTCACGGTTGAAAGAACCGGAAAACTCCAGCATCTACTCGAAGATGCGGGTTTATGACGGTGAGAGCCTGAAAGATACCGATCCAAAAGCCAAGTCGTATCAGGAATACCGTGACTATGCCGGGGTTGATGAAGGGATGAATGGTCTTTCGACCCGTTTCGCCTTCAAGATATTGTCTCGAGTATTCAACTTCGATCACATTGAAGTGGCGGCGAACCCGGTACATCTGTTCTACGTATTGGAACAACAGATTGAGCGTGAGCAATTCCCGCAGGATCTGGCTGAAAAATACCTGGAACACCTGAAAGGTTATCTGATTCCGAAATACGCCGAATTTATCGGCAAGGAAATTCAGACGGCCTATCTGGAGTCTTATTCTGAATATGGCCAGAACATCTTTGATCGCTACGTAACCTACGCTGACTTCTGGATTCAGGACCAAGAGTACCGTGATCCAGATACCGGCCAGTTGTTTGACCGCGAATCGTTGAATTCTGAACTGGAGAAAATCGAAAAGCCAGCAGGTATCAGCAACCCGAAAGATTTCCGCAACGAAATCGTCAACTTTGTTTTGCGTGCACGTGCCAATAACAGCGGCCGGAATCCAAACTGGACCAGTTACGAGAAGTTGCGTACGGTTATCGAGAAGAAAATGTTCTCGAACACCGAAGAGTTGCTGCCCGTCATTTCCTTTAACGCTAAAACCTCAACGGATGAGCAGAAGAAACATGACGACTTCGTTGACCGTATGATGGAGAAAGGCTACACCCGTAAGCAGGTTCGTTTGTTGTGCGAATGGTACCTGCGGGTGAGAAAATCTTCATGA